A genome region from Euphorbia lathyris chromosome 4, ddEupLath1.1, whole genome shotgun sequence includes the following:
- the LOC136225586 gene encoding mitochondrial hydrolase YKR070W-like isoform X1: MRFQTRLAFRVSQIKNGTPFPSQFQASRLFCHHHHSEQHQKWSSSFGIAFDIDGVILRGRVPVGGSPQALKRLYGENGSLKVPFVFLTNGGGIPESQRALELTDLLGVKILPSQVLQGHSPFKNLLKRYENQLIVATGKGEPAYVMSEYGFKKVLSVDEYASLFENIDPVAQYKKWTTKQVSNRTNRTLTENMKPRYNVASEAVKAVFVVSDPVDWGRDIQVLCDILRSGGLPGQENGHQPPLYFAADDLEYQAAFPSKRLGMGAFRMALESIFNRIHHDALKYTTFGKPNPPVFQNAEAVLNQLQLFCQTEANLKECGNPGSFPLNTLYMIGDNPSVDVKGAQQAGNSWFSILTRTGVFRGEHNDAEFPADMVVNTVEEAVEYILQRERDRECISRGNFES, encoded by the exons atgagaTTTCAAACCAGATTGGCGTTTAGGGTTTCCCAAATCAAGAACGGAACGCCATTTCCCTCTCAATTTCAAGCCTCACGACTCTTCTGCCACCACCATCACTCAGAGCAGCATCAGAAATG GTCTTCTTCTTTTGGAATTGCCTTTGACATTGATGGGGTCATTCTTCGAGGCCGCGTTCCCGTTGGCGGCTCACCTCAGGCTTTGAAGAGATTATACGGAGAAAATG GCTCTTTAAAGGTTCCCTTTGTTTTCTTGACTAATG GAGGGGGCATTCCTGAATCTCAACGAGCCCTTGAGTTAACTGACCTTTTGGGAGTGAAGATTTTACCTTCCCAG GTTTTACAAGGCCACTCACCTTTTAAAAATCTCTTGAAGAG ATATGAGAATCAACTAATTGTTGCCACTGGGAAAGGGGAACCTGCATATGTAATGTCAGAGTATGGTTTCAA AAAGGTTCTCTCTGTAGACGAGTATGCCTCTCTCTTTGAAAATATTGATCCTGTAGCTCAATACAAGAAATGGACAACCAAGCAAGTGTCAAATAGGACTAACAGAACTCTCACAGAGAATATGAAACCAAGATATAATGTTGCTTCTGAAGCAGTTAAAGCTGTATTTGTTGTCAGTGATCCAGTAGATTGGGGCAGAGACATTCAG GTTCTCTGTGACATCTTAAGATCTGGAGGCCTTCCTGGCCAGGAAAATGGGCATCAACCTCCTTTATATTTTGCTGCTGATGATCTCGAATACCAG GCTGCATTTCCTTCAAAGCGTCTTGGAATGGGTGCATTCAGAATGGCTCTGGAAAGCATCTTCAACAG AATTCATCACGATGCTTTAAAGTATACAACTTTTGGGAAACCAAATCCACCCGTATTCCAGAATGCTGAAGCTGTATTGAACCAACTTCAGCTGTTTTGCCAGACTGAAGCTAATCTCAAGGAATGTGGAAACCCTGGATCTTTTCCTCTAAATACTCTTTATATGATTGGAGATAATCCCTCGGTTGACGTCAAAGGTGCACAGCAG GCAGGAAATTCATGGTTTTCTATCTTGACAAGGACCGGTGTTTTTCGAGGAGAACATAACGATGCAGAGTTTCCCGCAGATATG GTTGTGAATACTGTGGAAGAGGCAGTAGAGTATATTCTGCAGAGGGAGAGGGACAGGGAGTGTATAAGTAGGGGAAATTTTGAGTCCTGA
- the LOC136225586 gene encoding mitochondrial hydrolase YKR070W-like isoform X2 codes for MRFQTRLAFRVSQIKNGTPFPSQFQASRLFCHHHHSEQHQKWSSSFGIAFDIDGVILRGRVPVGGSPQALKRLYGENGGGIPESQRALELTDLLGVKILPSQVLQGHSPFKNLLKRYENQLIVATGKGEPAYVMSEYGFKKVLSVDEYASLFENIDPVAQYKKWTTKQVSNRTNRTLTENMKPRYNVASEAVKAVFVVSDPVDWGRDIQVLCDILRSGGLPGQENGHQPPLYFAADDLEYQAAFPSKRLGMGAFRMALESIFNRIHHDALKYTTFGKPNPPVFQNAEAVLNQLQLFCQTEANLKECGNPGSFPLNTLYMIGDNPSVDVKGAQQAGNSWFSILTRTGVFRGEHNDAEFPADMVVNTVEEAVEYILQRERDRECISRGNFES; via the exons atgagaTTTCAAACCAGATTGGCGTTTAGGGTTTCCCAAATCAAGAACGGAACGCCATTTCCCTCTCAATTTCAAGCCTCACGACTCTTCTGCCACCACCATCACTCAGAGCAGCATCAGAAATG GTCTTCTTCTTTTGGAATTGCCTTTGACATTGATGGGGTCATTCTTCGAGGCCGCGTTCCCGTTGGCGGCTCACCTCAGGCTTTGAAGAGATTATACGGAGAAAATG GAGGGGGCATTCCTGAATCTCAACGAGCCCTTGAGTTAACTGACCTTTTGGGAGTGAAGATTTTACCTTCCCAG GTTTTACAAGGCCACTCACCTTTTAAAAATCTCTTGAAGAG ATATGAGAATCAACTAATTGTTGCCACTGGGAAAGGGGAACCTGCATATGTAATGTCAGAGTATGGTTTCAA AAAGGTTCTCTCTGTAGACGAGTATGCCTCTCTCTTTGAAAATATTGATCCTGTAGCTCAATACAAGAAATGGACAACCAAGCAAGTGTCAAATAGGACTAACAGAACTCTCACAGAGAATATGAAACCAAGATATAATGTTGCTTCTGAAGCAGTTAAAGCTGTATTTGTTGTCAGTGATCCAGTAGATTGGGGCAGAGACATTCAG GTTCTCTGTGACATCTTAAGATCTGGAGGCCTTCCTGGCCAGGAAAATGGGCATCAACCTCCTTTATATTTTGCTGCTGATGATCTCGAATACCAG GCTGCATTTCCTTCAAAGCGTCTTGGAATGGGTGCATTCAGAATGGCTCTGGAAAGCATCTTCAACAG AATTCATCACGATGCTTTAAAGTATACAACTTTTGGGAAACCAAATCCACCCGTATTCCAGAATGCTGAAGCTGTATTGAACCAACTTCAGCTGTTTTGCCAGACTGAAGCTAATCTCAAGGAATGTGGAAACCCTGGATCTTTTCCTCTAAATACTCTTTATATGATTGGAGATAATCCCTCGGTTGACGTCAAAGGTGCACAGCAG GCAGGAAATTCATGGTTTTCTATCTTGACAAGGACCGGTGTTTTTCGAGGAGAACATAACGATGCAGAGTTTCCCGCAGATATG GTTGTGAATACTGTGGAAGAGGCAGTAGAGTATATTCTGCAGAGGGAGAGGGACAGGGAGTGTATAAGTAGGGGAAATTTTGAGTCCTGA